From the genome of Papaver somniferum cultivar HN1 chromosome 2, ASM357369v1, whole genome shotgun sequence, one region includes:
- the LOC113349654 gene encoding vesicle-associated membrane protein 724-like → MSQESFIYSFVARGTMILAEYTEFTGNFPAIATQCLQKLPSTNNKFTYNCDHHTFNFLVEDGYAYCVVAKETVGKHVSIAFLERVRADFKKRYGGGKADTAIAKSLNKEFGPAMKEHMRYIIEHADEIGKLSKVQAQVSEVKSIMIENIDKVVDRGEKIDILSEKAADLNSNAQEYKKKGTQLRRKLWYQNMKIKLVVLAVLLILVLIIWLSVCKGFDCTN, encoded by the exons atgagTCAGGAATCGTTTATATATAGTTTTGTCGCGAGAGGAACAATGATATTAGCTGAATATACAGAGTTTACTGGCAATTTTCCAGCAATTGCAACTCAATGTCTTCAAAAACTTCCTTCTACTAATAACAAGTTCACCTACAACTGTGATCATCATACTTTTAATTTCCTTGTTGAAGATGGATATG CATACTGTGTTGTTGCCAAAGAGACGGTTGGGAAGCATGTATCTATAGCTTTTTTGGAACGTGTGAGAGCAGATTTCAAGAAGAGATATGGAGGTGGTAAAGCTGATACTGCCATCGCTAAAAGTCTTAACAAGGAGTTTGG TCCTGCTATGAAGGAACACATGCGTTACATCATTGAACATGCTGATGAGATTGGAAAGCTATCAAAAGTGCAGGCACAAGTTTCAGAAGTTAAAAGTATTATGATTGAGAATATAGACAAG GTTGTTGATAGAGGGGAGAAAATAGACATTCTATCCGAGAAGGCTGCAGACCTGAACTCAAAT GCACAAGAATACAAGAAAAAGGGAACACAATTGAGGCGAAAGCTGTGGTATCAAAATATGAAAATCAAGCTGGTTGTTCTTGCGGTTCTCTTGATTCTGGTGTTGATAATATGGCTTTCTGTTTGTAAAGGCTTTGACTGCACGAATTAG